One Centroberyx gerrardi isolate f3 chromosome 6, fCenGer3.hap1.cur.20231027, whole genome shotgun sequence genomic region harbors:
- the ccnl1a gene encoding cyclin-L1a isoform X1: MAAGPLSASSNASTNNDGILIGDKVYSEVYLTIDNSLIPEERLSPTPSMVDGLDLSTETDLRILGCELIQSAGILLRLPQVAMATGQVLFHRFFYSKSFVKHSFEIVAMACVNLASKIEEAPRRIRDVINVFHHLRQIRGKRSASSLILDQNYINTKNQVIKAERRILKELGFCVHVKHPHKIIVMYLQVLECEKNQTLVQTAWNYMNDSLRTNVFVRFQAETIACACIYLAARALQMALPSRPHWYLLFGASEEEIKEICITTLRLYSRKKPNYDQLEKEVERRKMFLAEAKLKAKGLNPDGTPALSTMGGFSPASKPCSPNVVKVEEKSPNPQTLKPVKKEPDNRAQVTKSPHNGLRKEAKIGRNSRSGSRSRSRTRSRSRSRSPRRHYNSRRSRSGTYSSRSRSRSHSRSPSPRRHQPSPLLPHLKPKAGHHGNSDSKPSGRHSSSGGSGHKRKRSRSRSRSRSLVKGERERDRERERERDRDRSSSDLSSSKKHKHERGGGHHRGDRRERERSRSYERDRERERSHKSKHHSSSGHSGHGRHRR; encoded by the exons ATGGCCGCAGGTCCTCTGTCTGCATCTTCTAATGCATCCACAAACAACGATGGTATTCTCATCGGTGACAAAGTTTACTCGGAGGTGTACCTTACGATCGACAACTCCCTTATTCCAGAAGAAAGGCTCTCTCCGACGCCGTCGATGGTCGACGGCCTCGACCTGAGCACGGAGACCGACCTTCGTATCCTGGGATGCGAGTTGATTCAGTCGGCGGGCATTCTCCTCCGGTTACCCCAG GTGGCAATGGCAACGGGGCAGGTGCTGTTTCATCGTTTTTTCTACTCCAAGTCTTTCGTCAAGCACAGCTTTGAG atTGTTGCCATGGCTTGTGTCAATTTGGCCTCCAAGATTGAAGAAGCACCACGACGAATACGAGACGTCATCAACGTTTTCCACCATCTACGACAGATTAGAGGCAAAAG GAGTGCAAGTTCATTGATACTTGATCAGAACTACATAAATACCAAAAACCAAGTCATCAAAGCAGAGCGGCGGATCCTGAAGGAGCTGGGCTTCTGTGTGCACGTCAAGCATCCACACAAG ATTATCGTCATGTACCTTCAAGTCCTGGAATGTGAGAAGAACCAAACGCTCGTCCAGACTGCCTG GAACTACATGAATGACAGTCTGAGGACAAATGTGTTTGTGAGATTCCAAGCTGAGACCATTGCCTGTGCCTGCATATACCTAGCTGCCCGCGCTCTGCAG ATGGCCCTGCCATCCAGACCTCACTGGTACCTGCTGTTTGGAGCCAGCGAGGAGGAGATAAAAGAGATCTGCATCACCACCCTCAGACTCTACAGCAGGAAGAAG CCTAACTATGATCagctggagaaggaggtggagcgGAGGAAGATGTTCTTGGCGGAGGCTAAGCTGAAGGCTAAAGGCCTGAACCCTGATGGCACCCCTGCCCTTTCCACGATGGGCGGCTTCTCCCCTGCCTCCAAGCCCTGCTCCCCTAATGTGGTCAAGGTGGAGGAGAAGTCTCCTAACCCCCAGACCCTCAAACCTGTTAAGAAGGAGCCAGACAACAGAGCCCAGGTCACCAAGAGTCCACACAATGG gttAAGGAAGGAGGCCAAGATTGGGAGGAACAGCCGGAGCGGGAGTCGATCTCGTTCTAGGACACGTTCTCGCTCCAGATCCCGCTCTCCTCGCAGACA TTACAACAGCAGACGCAGTCGCTCGGGGACCTACAGCTCTCGCTCACGTTCTCGCTCTCACAGTCGCAGCCCGTCGCCGCGGCGACACCAgccctcacccctcctcccccacctcaaGCCAAAGGCCGGTCACCATGGCAATAGCGACTCCAAGCCCAGCGGTCGCCACAGCAGCAGCGGGGGGTCCGGCCACAAGAGGAAGCGCTCGCGCTCTCGGTCCCGGTCGCGTTCCCTGGtcaaaggagagagggagcgagacagggagagggagcgggagagagacagagaccgcagctcctctgacctctcctcctccaagaAACACAAACACGAGCGAGGAGGAGGTCATCACCGCGGGGACAGGAGGGAGCGGGAGAGGTCTCGCTCCTacgagagggacagagagagggagagaagccacAAGagcaaacaccacagcagtagTGGGCACTCAGGACACGGTCGTCACCGCcgctga
- the ccnl1a gene encoding cyclin-L1a isoform X3 translates to MAAGPLSASSNASTNNDGILIGDKVYSEVYLTIDNSLIPEERLSPTPSMVDGLDLSTETDLRILGCELIQSAGILLRLPQVAMATGQVLFHRFFYSKSFVKHSFEIVAMACVNLASKIEEAPRRIRDVINVFHHLRQIRGKRSASSLILDQNYINTKNQVIKAERRILKELGFCVHVKHPHKIIVMYLQVLECEKNQTLVQTAWVVHAGKSHKEPLNSASSNHMTSGSSPHWLAAPLQTANPSAEIH, encoded by the exons ATGGCCGCAGGTCCTCTGTCTGCATCTTCTAATGCATCCACAAACAACGATGGTATTCTCATCGGTGACAAAGTTTACTCGGAGGTGTACCTTACGATCGACAACTCCCTTATTCCAGAAGAAAGGCTCTCTCCGACGCCGTCGATGGTCGACGGCCTCGACCTGAGCACGGAGACCGACCTTCGTATCCTGGGATGCGAGTTGATTCAGTCGGCGGGCATTCTCCTCCGGTTACCCCAG GTGGCAATGGCAACGGGGCAGGTGCTGTTTCATCGTTTTTTCTACTCCAAGTCTTTCGTCAAGCACAGCTTTGAG atTGTTGCCATGGCTTGTGTCAATTTGGCCTCCAAGATTGAAGAAGCACCACGACGAATACGAGACGTCATCAACGTTTTCCACCATCTACGACAGATTAGAGGCAAAAG GAGTGCAAGTTCATTGATACTTGATCAGAACTACATAAATACCAAAAACCAAGTCATCAAAGCAGAGCGGCGGATCCTGAAGGAGCTGGGCTTCTGTGTGCACGTCAAGCATCCACACAAG ATTATCGTCATGTACCTTCAAGTCCTGGAATGTGAGAAGAACCAAACGCTCGTCCAGACTGCCTG GGTAGTCCATGCTGGTAAGTCACATAAAGAACCTCTGAACTCTGCCTCCTCCAACCACATGACCTCAGGAAGCTCCCCCCATTGGCTGGCTGCCCCTCTCCAGACAGCCAATCCCAGTGCCGAGATTCACTGA
- the ccnl1a gene encoding cyclin-L1a isoform X2, with product MYLQVLECEKNQTLVQTAWNYMNDSLRTNVFVRFQAETIACACIYLAARALQMALPSRPHWYLLFGASEEEIKEICITTLRLYSRKKPNYDQLEKEVERRKMFLAEAKLKAKGLNPDGTPALSTMGGFSPASKPCSPNVVKVEEKSPNPQTLKPVKKEPDNRAQVTKSPHNGLRKEAKIGRNSRSGSRSRSRTRSRSRSRSPRRHYNSRRSRSGTYSSRSRSRSHSRSPSPRRHQPSPLLPHLKPKAGHHGNSDSKPSGRHSSSGGSGHKRKRSRSRSRSRSLVKGERERDRERERERDRDRSSSDLSSSKKHKHERGGGHHRGDRRERERSRSYERDRERERSHKSKHHSSSGHSGHGRHRR from the exons ATGTACCTTCAAGTCCTGGAATGTGAGAAGAACCAAACGCTCGTCCAGACTGCCTG GAACTACATGAATGACAGTCTGAGGACAAATGTGTTTGTGAGATTCCAAGCTGAGACCATTGCCTGTGCCTGCATATACCTAGCTGCCCGCGCTCTGCAG ATGGCCCTGCCATCCAGACCTCACTGGTACCTGCTGTTTGGAGCCAGCGAGGAGGAGATAAAAGAGATCTGCATCACCACCCTCAGACTCTACAGCAGGAAGAAG CCTAACTATGATCagctggagaaggaggtggagcgGAGGAAGATGTTCTTGGCGGAGGCTAAGCTGAAGGCTAAAGGCCTGAACCCTGATGGCACCCCTGCCCTTTCCACGATGGGCGGCTTCTCCCCTGCCTCCAAGCCCTGCTCCCCTAATGTGGTCAAGGTGGAGGAGAAGTCTCCTAACCCCCAGACCCTCAAACCTGTTAAGAAGGAGCCAGACAACAGAGCCCAGGTCACCAAGAGTCCACACAATGG gttAAGGAAGGAGGCCAAGATTGGGAGGAACAGCCGGAGCGGGAGTCGATCTCGTTCTAGGACACGTTCTCGCTCCAGATCCCGCTCTCCTCGCAGACA TTACAACAGCAGACGCAGTCGCTCGGGGACCTACAGCTCTCGCTCACGTTCTCGCTCTCACAGTCGCAGCCCGTCGCCGCGGCGACACCAgccctcacccctcctcccccacctcaaGCCAAAGGCCGGTCACCATGGCAATAGCGACTCCAAGCCCAGCGGTCGCCACAGCAGCAGCGGGGGGTCCGGCCACAAGAGGAAGCGCTCGCGCTCTCGGTCCCGGTCGCGTTCCCTGGtcaaaggagagagggagcgagacagggagagggagcgggagagagacagagaccgcagctcctctgacctctcctcctccaagaAACACAAACACGAGCGAGGAGGAGGTCATCACCGCGGGGACAGGAGGGAGCGGGAGAGGTCTCGCTCCTacgagagggacagagagagggagagaagccacAAGagcaaacaccacagcagtagTGGGCACTCAGGACACGGTCGTCACCGCcgctga